ttagtctgtctgtatgtgtatatttgtatatatgtaaaattcaataaaaatattgtttaaaaaaacaaaacaaaaaaacttagttgacccaagtgggCGCCATTTGTGTTGCTCATTCTGAGCCCACAcactaatttcccattagtgacccaactaggacccacatgggtagcccacatggggagcccatgtgggaccaacttagttgatccaagtgggccccagataagatgcccattttgggcccatacccacttggtacccaggtacccccagcataacccatgtggggcccacataactAAGTTGATCATGTGAAATCATTAACACCTGGGCCTTGAAGTCATAAAACTCTTTTTAATTACTTGTAGGTCACTGCTGCAAACAGGACGTAAAGCAGAAGTATGTCATTCGTGTATTCATTTTCAACATGCCCACTCACTAAGTGAGCATAAATTGGAAAATCCGGTGTTTCGCAGTGTGATGGGAGGGACCATGGATATATTGGGAGGGactgctgctcctctgtctACTGACGCAGGCGGTGACAGCAACATGGAGCCAGAgagacgctactgcgcatgtccgCGTCTGCACggccggagagagagagagacagactgtagctagagagagagagagagagagagagagctatactaggggaaaaactggcaaagaCAAAGGACTGAACAGCCTTAAGGGAACCAGGAGAGAGCAGATTGAGTCTTTCACACCGGTTTATCAGAGTCCAGCTGTGCCAGCAGCGTTGGGAAGCCTCCAGGTGAGCGGTCTGCTGGACAAAACCAAGTTATGAGACGTTAAAGGAAGCGTTGTGCTGCTGTTTGCTGTAGACAACAGGAGGCACGTAGAGCAGCCAGGAGATTATCGACACATATCTGTTTACTATCACGGATTAATTCaacatgtacatgtgtgttttcagagtGAAACAGTCTCCATTAATGGACTGTGAGCTGTctagtgtgagtgtgtctggTTGCTGTTGTCATGTTTGTGCTACTAGCTTACTGAACAGCCTGCTTCCTCTATCCACTCACAGCTCCTGGAAATGTTTACCTTCTGCTCAGTGTTGGGTCTGATGACCAAGAGGAGATGGTAGCAGCTCCTAATGTCACTTCAGCTATCTGTTAGCATCAACAACACATTAAGGGATGCTTTTAACGTGTTTTTTAAAGCTGTGTCAGACTAAGGAAGCTGTTTCTAAGGGGTTATTTTGGGCTTTTCTAACTTGTGGTGGAAATTTGTGACCATATTTGTTATTTAGATGCTGAAAATGCagcttttctctctgtcttgtcTTCCAGGCGCTGCTCAGCATCAAACTCCTTGTTCCAGTGGAAGTGACGCCTCATGGTCAGCAGCCTGGTGATGGAAAGAACTGCAAGGCTATAGGCTTTGGTGACTGGATGGAAAGAGCTgtcaacgcacacacacagaggatggAGGAAgtggaaacacacagagagcagcggCAGTTTGATTGACGACACCGGCCAAGGAGTAATCTTTCATTTTGGAGtatctttgttttttggcaaTCCCATCTTGGGTtcgccctcctccctccctccctccctgttgACCTTTCTTCACATCTATCCTTTAGAGAGAGCAGGTGTTAAAACAGCCACAGGTCTCATTTACCTCCCCACCTCCCCCTCCTCGGACCAtacacggagacacacacaaGCTCCTCTCTTCCAAAGCGGCTGAGAGgttgccatggcaacggttGTCATGATGCTGATGTAGCATCCTGAAGGCAGTAGCTGTGGAGGtagtggaggagctggaggaggtggtggcggcggcggtggctacggtggtggtggtggtggtgaacgTCCAGGGATGGGGAGCGCTCCGTATCCAGCCGGCGAGTGGAAGGGGAAGGGGCGAGGCGGCCTGCAAGAGTTTGGCTGCATGCGCTGGAAGGTCAGCAagcagaaaggaggaggaggaggaggaggggaggtggtggtggtgggagtggaggagaggaggtgcagGGATCCCACGgactctcagcagcagcagcagcagcaggatctctcgtcctcctcttcctccctcacccCCCCGCTGCCTCCTCAACCCTCTCTGACGCCTCCAGCCATCTATCACGAGAAGCAGCGGAGGGAGCTGTGCGCTCTGCACGCGCTCAATAACGTCTTCCAGGATGGGACGGCCTTCAGTAGGGACACCTTGCAGGAGATATACCAGAGGTGGGGGAAAGTTGTGTTGCCGATCTATATCAACATTCAGCCCCGGGTACATGAAAAGTTGTGAATAATCTCTCTCTCGTCAACTTGTCGCAGGCTTTCTCCCAGCACTCTGGTGACACCTCACAAGAAGAGTATGCTGGGAAACGGGAACTACGATGTAAACGTCATCATGGCGGCCTTGCAGACCCGAGGGTTCGAGGCAGTTTGGTGGGATAAAAGAAGGTATGTGGGGCCGGTGTTGAAGACTTCAATTGTCTTTATTCTTGCACTAGAAAGTTGAAGGAGTGTAAtttagcttttatttatttttagattgtttttGTCCCCCTTGCTCGCATCAGTTGCTTCTGTTGTAGATGCAGTATATCTTGTGACTGCTGTCCTCGTTATCTCCCTAAATAGTCAATATGAGGGTCAGGCAGGCAACTGTTATAGCGGTGACATCTGCAGTTTAGCAGCAtccacttaaaggtgcagtgtgtaggatttggcggcatctggcggttaggttgcagattgcaaccaactgactcttctcccgtgtgccaagcttTGTAGGAGGACTACGGTGGCTGGcgcgaaaacgtgaaaacatgaatggtcctatctagagccagtgtttggtttgtccgttctgggctactgtagaaacatggcggcccgCTCCGTGAAGAGaatccgctccctatgtagatataaactgctCGTTCAAaggtaataaaaacacaacgattgttATTTTCAgctgattacacactaaagaaaacatactccttaatattatattccatttctgccaatagatccctctaaatgctACAGGCTGTGCCTTTAAATCACAGAATGTAAACACAAGGTAAATGCTGTAAAGAGGCTCCCTGTGTCCTCCTCTGCACCCCAGCCAGCTAATCAGCAGGGGCTGGAATGATCTCTGTGATTAGTCTGCTGTTCCATCAGTCGACAAAGTCTACGAGACAGTTTTATCAGCATTCCCGCTTCCCTCATTAACCGCCTTACATGACTGttgacaacaacagcagccacagACGTGCTTTTATCAGCAAACTGATAATGTTATCAGAAAGGCCATAttcctgtttctctgtctcgACCCAAACAGGAACAAAATCCTAGCTACTCCTAATCTAGTGACAAGAAACAGAAATACTCCTCCCTGTTGCTGGTTGATGCAACACAGTGGTGATTCAACTATGTAATTAAAGCTTTTAAATTCTTGTCATTGTAATTATTCAGATATGTTTTAAGGTTTCAAccaaacacaaaaatacacaatttaCAGATTACCACTTAAACCATACAGTACCTATAATAATCCACTCCTATGCAATGTACTGTAGATTTCCTGCAATAGTGATTACAAGGGAAAATGTGTAATGGTTTGTAATGTATCTATGATCTGGGACTGTTTTCATAACTATCACATtcaagtgcttctggaaaaaaACAGCCAAGATTTCAGAATCAGCTTTCACGCAGCAACCTCGTTGTTATTGCATCAAACTACCAAAATAATGTGATGCTTTTCACAACATTCATGTTTGCCTTTTATACCGCACAATTACAATGTCATTGACGAAAAGTAAAGACATGTTTATTAAGGAAGGGACAAATAATCACTATAGTAGCATATTATCTGTcaaagggctgtcaaagttaatgcgacaatagcgcgttaacgcaaatttgttttaacgccactaatttctttaacgcattagcgCAAATTtcgatttttagattgtaccaggttttaaagctagagtgaagatactggcaacatatgaaataagaaaaaacctaaagaatccattggtaccaaccatgtcatgctagtttGCTCGTGAGGGAGccgaaataacgctccaaacttgcgctaaattttggcaaggaaaaattggcatggccattttcaaaggggtcccttgacctctgacctcaagatatgtgaatgaaaatgggttctatgggtacccacgagtctcccctttacagacatgcctactttaccaaatcacatgcagtttggggcaagtcatagtcaagtcagcacactgacacactgacagctgttgttgtctgttgggctgcagtttgccatgttgtgatttgagcatattttttatgctaaatgcagtacctgtgagggtttctggatcaatatttgtcattgttttgtgtccttaattgatttacagttataaatatacacatacatttgcatgaagcagcatatttgtccactcccatgttgataagagtattaaatacttgacaaatctccctttaaggtacattttgaacagataatgtgcaattcatttgcgatttatcacgattaaatattttaatcgattgacagccctagttccaaTATATTTTCGTTATACTGGGActattattgtgaaatattgtCTTGATAAGCCTATCTCTTGCCTAGGTGTGTCAGTCCTTCACAGTGGACATTTTAATACTGAAACTCTTTAGATTTGCAGCAGTTCAGCCATAAACTGGCAGTTTAACATTTGATGGGTGGAAAGTTTCTACGTGTTGCTGCAtttgtttaaaaacaaaaaatctcaATGCAGTTTGGAACTGGACGTTTCATCTCAGTAGAAATTGCCAAAATTAAAGCACTTCATGGTGCAGTAAATACATATTATACAGTGCATGATCAACTCCTGCTTTTTTTAAATCGATTTGCTACtttagtttgttttcatttcagtttGACATCAATGTCATGATGTATTGTATATGATGTTATGATATCATTTTGAATATGTATTGCTACCGTTGTGCTCCTACCACTATCATGGGCAGTGTCTCATACACCGAGTGGCCCTGTGATCATTTCCCTTTATGATAGATGATGGTAGAGAAAATGCAAATACAATTTGAACATGATGGGATAAAGAATTGTAAAAGCATTTGTATGGTCAATTAAAACACACTGCATTTCATTTAGACAACTTTTACTACCACATTAAATTGCCTTTCTTCCTCCAGGGACGTAGGCAGCATCGAGCTTTCCAACGTGACGGGCCTCATCCTGAACGTGCCATCCAACCTGCGCTGGGGGCCTCTCCGGCTGCCGCTCAAACGCCAGCACTGGATAGGAGTCCGAGAGGTGGGGGGAGTCTACTACAACTTGGACTCCAAGCTGCGTAGCCCTCAACCCATCGGCAACCCGGATGAGCTCAGGTGAGAATGAcgggatgtgtgtgttttgaagtgttCTTACTATGACAGCTATGATTGTTATGAGTAATTGTGCCATAGTGGATTCATTTATCACAAGCAGGAGGTTTTTTTTAGCGGCAGGGTGGTGGTGATGGCGATCTAAGGATGAATATGTTGGTCTGTCTATCCGACACTTTGGTCCAGATTAAGATTTATTTACAACTCTAGTATTGGGCAGGTTGCCAAGAAACTTGATATTGAGTTAGGTATTAACATCTGTGATTTAATTTATACTTTCTGCAgctttttcacaataaaagcactgGATTTGTTCACAGCTGGAAGGAGGctttttactgtgaagcagctgcaggaaGAGTTGAGTTTACGTCAACAATAGATTAACACTGCTGCAGAAATCATTACAGCTGTGATAACATGGAAAAGGAGAGCAGATCAGAAATAATGTGGCTACTATATAAGCCAGAGCAACAAATGCTCCATTTACATTACACAGGAGCTGCAGAACatagatttaaaaatacatttaaaaaagcaaCATTCTTTCTGGTTGCCAGTGTGACCACACAAGgatatttttattgtatcatTTATGTACTGTAGGTATTTTTCCCCCAAAGACTTTGTGTATCCCTTTAAAGATTTGTTTCtttaaaggagtagttc
The genomic region above belongs to Sebastes fasciatus isolate fSebFas1 chromosome 20, fSebFas1.pri, whole genome shotgun sequence and contains:
- the josd1 gene encoding josephin-1, with protein sequence MGSAPYPAGEWKGKGRGGLQEFGCMRWKVSKQKGGGGGGGEVVVVGVEERRCRDPTDSQQQQQQQDLSSSSSSLTPPLPPQPSLTPPAIYHEKQRRELCALHALNNVFQDGTAFSRDTLQEIYQRLSPSTLVTPHKKSMLGNGNYDVNVIMAALQTRGFEAVWWDKRRDVGSIELSNVTGLILNVPSNLRWGPLRLPLKRQHWIGVREVGGVYYNLDSKLRSPQPIGNPDELRKFLRQQLRGKNCELLLVVSEEVEAHQTWRSDG